In Neomonachus schauinslandi chromosome 6, ASM220157v2, whole genome shotgun sequence, a genomic segment contains:
- the HLX gene encoding H2.0-like homeobox protein translates to MFAAGLAPFYASNFSLWSAAYCSSAGPGGCSFPLDPAAVKKPSFCIADILHAGVGEPGATAEGLAGASAAALTAHLGSAHPHASFQAAARSPLRPTPVVAPSEVPAGFPQRLSPLSAAYHHHHPQPQQPQQPPQQPQPPPAPRAGALQPPVSGARVVPNPSHSSSAPAPSSKDLKFGIDRILSAEFDPKVKEGNTLRDLTSLLTSGRPAGVHLPGLQPSAGQFFASLDPINEASAILSPLSSNPRNSVQHQFQDTFPGPYAVLTKDTMPQTYKRKRSWSRAVFSNLQRKGLEKRFEIQKYVTKPDRKQLAAMLGLTDAQVKVWFQNRRMKWRHSKEAQAQKDKDKEAGEKSSGGGAAADGEQEERSLSRSEGEAESESSDSESLDMAPSDTERTEGAERSLHQTTVIKASAAGALLPASGGGSAGSGGGGSFSFASLGGGGGGAGSGGGGASELLPAPQPTLSGAPQSPEPAQAPLGAL, encoded by the exons ATGTTCGCCGCCGGGCTGGCTCCCTTCTACGCCTCCAACTTCAGCCTCTGGTCGGCCGCTTACTGCTCCTCGGCGGGTCCGGGCGGCTGCTCCTTCCCCTTGGACCCCGCCGCGGTCAAGAAACCCTCCTTCTGCATCGCAGACATCCTGCACGCCGGCGTGGGGGAGCCGGGGGCGACCGCCGAGGGTCTGGCGGGGGCCTCAGCCGCCGCCCTCACCGCTCACTTGGGCTCGGCTCACCCGCACGCCTCTTTCCAAGCTGCCGCCAGATCCCCGCTTCGACCCACCCCGGTGGTGGCGCCCTCCGAAGTCCCGGCTGGCTTCCCGCAGCGGCTGTCTCCGCTCTCAGCCgcctaccaccaccatcacccacAGCCACAGCAGCCGCAACAGCCTCCGCAGCAGCCACAGCCTCCGCCTGCGCCCCGGGCTGGCGCCTTGCAGCCCCCTGTCTCCGGGGCGCGGGTGGTCCCGAACCCCTCGCATAGCAGCTCGGCCCCGGCCCCCTCTAGCAAGGACCTCAAATTTGGAATTGACCGCATTTTGTCTGCAGAATTTGACCCCAAAGTCAAGGAAGGCAACACGCTGAGAG ACCTCACGTCCCTGCTAACCAGCGGGCGGCCCGCAGGGGTGCACCTCCCCGGCCTGCAGCCCTCCGCCGGCCAGTTCTTCGCGTCTCTAGATCCCATTAACGAGGCTTCTGCCATCCTGAGCCCCTTAAGTTCGAACCCGAGGAATTCAGTTCAGCATCAGTTTCAAGACACGTTTCCAG GTCCCTACGCCGTGCTCACGAAGGACACCATGCCACAGACCTACAAGAGGAAGCGCTCCTGGTCGCGGGCGGTCTTCTCCAACCTGCAGAGGAAAGGCCTGGAGAAAAGGTTTGAGATTCAGAAGTACGTGACCAAGCCCGACCGAAAGCAACTGGCCGCGATGCTAGGCCTCACGGACGCGCAG GTGAAGGTGTGGTTCCAGAACCGGCGGATGAAGTGGCGGCACTCCAAGGAGGCCCAGGCCCAGAAGGACAAGGACAAGGAGGCGGGCGAGAAGTCGTCGGGCGGAGGTGCGGCTGCCGACGGCGAGCAGGAGGAGCGGAGCCTCAGCCGCTCGGAGGGCGAGGCCGAGAGCGAGAGCAGCGACTCCGAGTCTCTGGACATGGCCCCCAGCGACACGGAGCGGACTGAGGGGGCCGAGCGGTCTCTGCACCAGACCACGGTCATCAAGGCCTCGGCCGCGGGCGCCCTCCTCCCGGCCAGCGGCGGCGGGAGCGCGggaagcggcggcggcggcagttTCAGCTTCGCCAgcctcggcggcggcggcggcggcgcggggagTGGGGGCGGCGGCGCCTCGGAGCTGCTGCCGGCGCCCCAGCCCACCCTCAGCGGCGCTCCGCAGAGCCCCGAGCCCGCCCAGGCACCGCTGGGCGCCCTGTAG